The following are encoded together in the Pedobacter steynii genome:
- a CDS encoding sensor histidine kinase, with protein sequence MVKLSVKQDAFARYQEFIFFIGLVLWIAIFYNLEEADSSWNSYFKGVVIFSLAQLPALVFAWYKPVLKADLSKKQYIWCWLICFCLLLPAATSVLIWLKPWGIFEGAIFMTGLFSLILEVLLEVNRYYQLQVKHVRWLKRLDLDGAILISLVLVSVILAAMGVSSLEKPEYLKNGYLLIYFELNFRLIFSNFGTFLSFSIQFMLMYLCGYLFFYINSRYLVSKVLKNQGRVIYVLSVLATVGILYPLIGQFLISLPINSIMGGIISSNPFKMENAFSAMGIMVISLPIVLALQWARQNSQIISLEKEKTQTELDLLRQQLNPHFFFNTLNNLYALSLQQSKDAPESILRLSELMRYVIYRGKEDWVGIGEELKYIQDYIQLQQLRLRKKLNLNFLVDIDDENQPIAPLLLIIFVENAFKHGIEPAEEAAELNLLLKCKEGLLYFSCENSFELQPEKASGIGLINLKRRLALLYPDRHVLKTEINSSIFKAELHLNLL encoded by the coding sequence ATGGTTAAGTTATCAGTTAAGCAGGACGCATTCGCCAGGTATCAGGAATTCATATTTTTTATAGGCCTGGTGTTGTGGATTGCCATTTTTTACAATCTGGAAGAAGCTGACTCCAGCTGGAATAGCTATTTTAAAGGCGTTGTTATCTTTAGTCTGGCTCAGTTGCCGGCGCTGGTTTTTGCCTGGTATAAGCCGGTGCTTAAAGCGGATTTGTCTAAAAAGCAGTATATCTGGTGCTGGCTGATTTGTTTCTGTTTGCTTTTGCCTGCCGCCACCAGTGTTTTAATCTGGCTGAAACCCTGGGGCATTTTTGAAGGGGCGATATTTATGACCGGCCTGTTCAGTTTGATACTTGAAGTTTTACTAGAGGTAAACCGATATTATCAGCTTCAGGTAAAGCATGTCAGGTGGTTAAAAAGGTTGGACCTGGATGGGGCCATTTTGATTAGCCTGGTGTTGGTTTCGGTGATTCTGGCGGCCATGGGTGTTTCCTCTCTTGAAAAGCCGGAGTACCTGAAAAACGGTTACCTCCTGATTTATTTTGAACTGAACTTCCGGCTGATCTTTAGTAATTTCGGAACATTTCTGAGCTTTAGCATTCAGTTTATGCTGATGTATTTATGCGGTTACCTGTTCTTTTATATCAATAGCCGTTATTTGGTTTCAAAGGTATTGAAAAATCAGGGCAGGGTCATCTATGTGCTCAGTGTATTGGCAACGGTAGGCATTTTATATCCACTGATCGGACAGTTTTTAATCAGCCTGCCCATCAACAGCATTATGGGGGGAATCATTTCCAGCAATCCCTTTAAAATGGAGAATGCCTTTTCTGCGATGGGGATTATGGTGATCAGTCTGCCGATCGTACTGGCGCTGCAATGGGCAAGACAAAACAGCCAGATCATCTCTCTGGAAAAGGAAAAGACACAGACCGAACTGGACCTGCTGAGGCAGCAGCTCAATCCGCATTTCTTTTTTAATACCTTAAACAATCTGTATGCCCTGAGCCTGCAGCAATCTAAAGATGCACCGGAAAGCATTCTCCGGTTGTCGGAACTGATGCGTTATGTGATTTACAGAGGAAAGGAAGACTGGGTGGGTATCGGAGAAGAACTAAAATATATTCAGGATTATATTCAGCTGCAACAGCTCCGTTTAAGGAAGAAGCTGAACTTAAATTTCTTGGTGGATATCGATGATGAAAACCAGCCTATTGCACCCTTATTACTCATCATCTTTGTAGAAAATGCCTTTAAGCATGGAATAGAGCCCGCAGAAGAAGCGGCGGAATTGAACCTGCTGCTGAAGTGTAAGGAGGGGCTGCTTTATTTTAGCTGTGAGAATTCATTTGAACTACAGCCGGAAAAAGCCTCGGGAATTGGTTTGATTAACCTGAAAAGAAGGCTGGCTTTACTGTATCCTGATCGTCATGTGCTGAAAACAGAGATAAATAGTTCTATTTTTAAGGCAGAATTACACCTGAACCTGTTATGA
- a CDS encoding ABC transporter ATP-binding protein gives MYRLQIIGLSKSYNKGIKALDQVSLNISNGLFGLLGPNGAGKSSLMRTLATLQQPDSGQVLFSGVDIHRHPQELRSQLGYLPQDFGVYPRISAEALLDHLALLKGLINKRERTQQVMALLQQTNLYEVRKQAVSTFSGGMRQRFGIAQALLGNPQLIIVDEPTAGLDPQERNRFHDLLSEIGEQVVVLLSTHIVEDVKDLCPEMAVMAQGKVILQGKPADLTETLKGKVWRKTVSREVLKVYQSTLNIISTRSLTGKTQVHVLAESCPDSGFEPFYPGMEDVYFSALFGTQNPGKEGISC, from the coding sequence ATGTACAGATTGCAAATCATCGGGCTCAGCAAGAGCTATAACAAAGGCATCAAAGCTTTAGATCAGGTTTCCCTTAACATTTCTAATGGTCTCTTCGGACTTCTGGGCCCGAATGGAGCAGGTAAATCTTCTTTAATGAGAACACTGGCCACCTTGCAGCAACCAGACAGCGGGCAGGTCTTATTTTCCGGAGTCGACATTCACCGGCATCCTCAGGAACTGCGCAGTCAGCTGGGATACCTGCCACAGGATTTCGGGGTTTATCCCCGGATTTCTGCGGAAGCACTCCTGGATCACCTGGCGCTGCTAAAAGGGCTGATTAACAAACGGGAAAGAACCCAGCAAGTGATGGCCTTATTACAACAAACCAATTTATACGAGGTCCGCAAACAGGCAGTAAGTACTTTTTCCGGAGGAATGAGGCAACGTTTCGGCATTGCCCAGGCATTACTTGGCAATCCCCAGCTGATCATTGTCGATGAACCTACCGCCGGACTGGATCCGCAGGAGCGGAACCGCTTTCATGACCTGCTGAGCGAGATTGGTGAACAGGTAGTGGTTTTGCTGTCTACACACATTGTAGAAGATGTGAAAGACCTCTGCCCGGAAATGGCGGTCATGGCACAGGGCAAAGTAATCCTTCAGGGAAAACCAGCAGATCTGACCGAAACCTTAAAAGGAAAAGTATGGCGCAAAACGGTATCCAGAGAAGTGTTAAAAGTTTACCAGTCTACCTTAAACATCATCTCCACCCGCAGTCTGACCGGCAAAACTCAAGTTCACGTGCTGGCAGAAAGTTGTCCGGACAGTGGCTTTGAGCCTTTCTATCCAGGTATGGAAGACGTTTATTTCTCCGCGTTATTCGGGACACAGAATCCGGGAAAGGAAGGCATTTCATGTTAA
- a CDS encoding ABC transporter permease/M1 family aminopeptidase, with protein sequence MLWFELKYHFSQITFKIAAVLFFAMGILSTKAGFGSDEIHKNAPYVISTMVGLLALFSIFVSTLFCANVVLRDSTYKMDSLLFTTGIKRLPYFTVRLSGLVLAVFIILALAVLGLFTGALFQEAEQLGPFKPAYFIQPLLIMGLPTVFLISSILFTAAILSRNVKIIYVCGVLLYVLYLLASILGNSPLIANSALKLTEPDLLTLLADPFGLAPYFRETRSWTILQRNEQVFGLEGDFLLNRLAWTGFALLLLAISYRFFNFRASIASKTEKAVKQENTSKKEWYRKYKVQTTGKSYHLASFCQQLKLETAAVFKHLPFYLMLLIWAFLMGVEIKDRLFSGFYDINTYPATEVIIGQLLSIRPALLLIIFYTAELICRERTVNIQSLVYSSPAPNLIFWASKAMTLGLMILALISLNIGIGVTTQLFNGNFNIDLPAYLSLYYYTGYPLFLFALLAVFIQTLIPNKYLGMMLNLFIAGLISFSRNIGIEHYLLRYASVPRLDYSYLTGYGHHTYAFNWYMIYWTAFAAILSLLSICIWQNYRKHSFRERFKSIVKGWNKTGTFLLLLSLILWVGSGAYIYYQTNVLGKYKNMLTQENWQLRYEKKYKAVDSLPQPMIKSIKTQTDLYPEEQKYRVKGSYILKNETGSPISKIWVNIDQEVSTAEIDIPGSEKLLHDAEFDQYLFALKQPILPGASMTMRFSMEVIRSGFTPFNDENSVVSNGSYIELEKYLPSFGYNSGNETDDAVARKKAGLSEKPLARIPDRQYHLVDYENTISTLADQYVVSPGTLVQRWTKGRRNYFHYKTAAPINFMLALSSACYTQKTEQFKGIALNVFYQAGHEYNVPAILQGMKDALSYGNQNYSAYPLKQLSFAEIPQYRGAATAYPGVLFGAEQLIFLSDFRDQTKVNYTYATTVHETAHQWWANALSPVYGPGAAFLTESLAKYTEAVVVEKRSGKARLSTYLKADNELYFNMRYNYNEELPVAETIDQAFVHYQKGGLSLYAIREAIGEDQVNAALRRLLSKHGAGKSKAFAKDFLQELYQDASPDQIRLIDEQLKKVITYALKIKILGCKALNKGQYQVQLQLNIGKNELQNGKTKALAINDDFDIALFDTQSKPYYLQKHHFLKNDNQISIILNKKPVSAAIDPYGYVLDENQADNKEVFK encoded by the coding sequence ATGCTTTGGTTTGAGTTAAAGTATCACTTTAGCCAGATCACCTTTAAGATTGCTGCAGTGCTTTTTTTTGCAATGGGAATCCTATCCACAAAGGCCGGCTTCGGGAGCGATGAAATCCATAAAAACGCACCTTATGTAATCAGTACTATGGTGGGCCTGCTGGCCTTATTCTCTATTTTTGTAAGCACTCTGTTTTGCGCCAATGTCGTGCTGAGAGACAGCACCTATAAAATGGATTCCCTGTTATTTACCACAGGTATCAAACGCCTGCCTTATTTTACGGTAAGGCTCTCAGGACTGGTACTTGCCGTATTTATCATCCTGGCACTGGCAGTACTGGGACTGTTTACCGGCGCTCTGTTTCAGGAAGCGGAACAACTGGGGCCTTTTAAACCGGCTTACTTCATTCAGCCATTATTGATCATGGGCCTGCCAACAGTATTTCTGATCAGCAGTATTTTGTTTACTGCTGCCATCCTGAGCAGAAATGTAAAGATCATTTATGTCTGCGGGGTTTTACTTTATGTATTGTACCTGCTGGCTTCGATTCTCGGCAACTCCCCTTTAATCGCCAATTCAGCTCTAAAACTCACAGAGCCTGATCTCCTGACACTTTTAGCCGATCCTTTTGGTCTTGCCCCATATTTCAGGGAAACGCGCTCCTGGACCATCCTTCAGCGTAATGAACAGGTATTCGGATTAGAAGGAGATTTCCTGTTAAATCGCCTGGCATGGACCGGATTTGCCCTGTTGCTACTGGCCATCAGCTACCGATTCTTTAATTTCCGGGCATCTATTGCGTCTAAAACGGAGAAAGCGGTAAAACAGGAAAATACCTCTAAAAAAGAATGGTACAGAAAATACAAAGTGCAGACTACAGGAAAAAGCTATCACCTGGCCTCATTCTGCCAGCAACTGAAGCTGGAAACCGCTGCAGTGTTCAAGCACCTTCCCTTTTACCTGATGCTGCTGATCTGGGCTTTTCTGATGGGTGTGGAGATCAAAGACCGGCTTTTCAGCGGCTTCTATGACATCAATACCTATCCGGCTACGGAAGTCATTATCGGACAGCTGCTCAGCATACGTCCCGCCCTATTGCTGATCATATTTTATACCGCAGAACTCATTTGCAGGGAAAGAACAGTAAACATACAGTCGCTGGTCTACAGCAGCCCTGCTCCCAACCTGATCTTCTGGGCTTCCAAAGCCATGACCCTGGGCCTGATGATCCTGGCCCTGATCAGTCTTAATATTGGTATTGGCGTCACCACACAACTCTTCAATGGTAATTTCAACATAGACCTGCCGGCTTATCTGTCTCTGTATTATTATACCGGTTATCCCTTGTTTTTATTTGCATTGCTAGCTGTATTTATCCAGACACTAATCCCCAACAAATATCTGGGCATGATGCTCAACCTCTTTATTGCCGGGCTGATCAGCTTCAGCAGAAACATCGGCATAGAACATTACCTACTTCGTTATGCTTCCGTACCACGACTGGATTACTCCTATCTGACCGGCTATGGACATCATACCTATGCTTTTAACTGGTATATGATTTACTGGACAGCATTTGCTGCTATCCTTTCCCTGCTCAGCATTTGTATCTGGCAGAACTACCGGAAACACAGCTTTAGGGAACGTTTCAAATCTATTGTAAAAGGCTGGAACAAAACGGGCACATTCCTGCTCCTGCTCAGTTTGATCCTTTGGGTGGGTTCAGGGGCTTACATCTACTACCAGACCAATGTCCTGGGCAAGTATAAAAACATGCTGACCCAGGAAAACTGGCAATTGCGCTATGAAAAGAAATACAAGGCCGTGGACAGTCTTCCACAGCCTATGATCAAATCCATAAAAACACAAACAGACCTTTATCCTGAAGAACAAAAATACCGGGTAAAGGGCAGTTACATCCTGAAAAATGAAACGGGAAGCCCGATTTCAAAGATCTGGGTAAATATTGACCAGGAGGTCAGCACTGCGGAGATTGACATCCCGGGTTCAGAAAAGCTATTGCATGATGCCGAATTTGACCAATACCTGTTTGCTTTAAAGCAGCCGATATTGCCAGGAGCCAGCATGACCATGCGGTTTTCTATGGAGGTGATCCGTTCGGGCTTTACGCCTTTCAACGATGAAAATTCTGTGGTAAGCAACGGCAGCTATATCGAACTGGAAAAATACCTTCCTTCCTTTGGTTATAACAGCGGGAATGAAACGGATGATGCGGTTGCCAGGAAAAAAGCCGGACTTTCGGAAAAACCTCTGGCCCGAATTCCAGATCGGCAATACCATCTGGTCGATTACGAGAATACAATTTCGACCCTTGCCGATCAATACGTCGTAAGTCCGGGAACGCTGGTACAGCGATGGACCAAAGGCCGCAGAAACTATTTTCATTACAAAACAGCAGCTCCGATCAACTTCATGCTGGCTTTAAGTTCAGCATGCTATACCCAAAAGACAGAACAATTTAAGGGGATTGCCCTGAATGTATTTTATCAGGCCGGGCATGAATATAATGTCCCTGCAATTCTTCAGGGCATGAAGGATGCTCTCAGCTATGGCAACCAAAACTACAGCGCTTATCCTTTAAAGCAGCTCAGTTTTGCTGAAATCCCGCAGTACCGCGGTGCAGCTACAGCTTATCCGGGTGTGTTGTTCGGAGCAGAGCAACTCATCTTTCTGAGTGATTTCCGGGACCAGACCAAAGTAAATTATACCTATGCCACAACGGTTCATGAAACCGCACACCAATGGTGGGCAAATGCACTGTCTCCAGTCTATGGCCCGGGCGCTGCTTTCCTTACCGAATCACTGGCAAAATATACGGAAGCAGTGGTGGTCGAAAAACGATCCGGAAAGGCAAGGCTGAGTACGTACCTGAAAGCAGACAACGAGCTTTACTTCAACATGCGCTATAATTACAACGAGGAATTACCTGTGGCAGAAACCATTGATCAGGCTTTTGTACACTACCAAAAAGGAGGACTCAGCCTGTATGCCATTCGTGAAGCGATCGGAGAAGATCAGGTAAACGCTGCTTTGCGCAGGTTACTGAGCAAACATGGCGCTGGAAAAAGCAAGGCCTTCGCAAAAGACTTCCTGCAGGAATTGTATCAGGATGCTTCCCCGGATCAGATCAGGTTGATTGACGAACAGCTAAAGAAAGTAATTACTTATGCGCTAAAAATCAAAATATTAGGCTGCAAAGCACTAAACAAGGGGCAATACCAGGTTCAGCTACAGCTCAACATCGGGAAGAACGAGCTGCAAAATGGCAAAACCAAAGCCTTAGCCATCAATGATGACTTTGACATTGCCCTTTTTGATACGCAATCCAAACCTTACTACCTGCAGAAACACCATTTCCTCAAAAACGACAACCAGATCAGCATTATCCTGAACAAGAAACCTGTTTCAGCGGCAATCGATCCTTATGGCTATGTATTAGATGAAAATCAGGCAGACAACAAAGAGGTGTTTAAATAA
- a CDS encoding XAC2610-related protein, with protein MRTFLALSLTLISFTFSGKAQKSSTATIRHFSGKIDQYPIEITISSYAENDSVAGSYYYVKSGSNRYIDLKGTLKNNILDLTESTFQVKNNKLITTISGQFSLQMSADWGLKGIWTNVKGDKKLNVSLNCLENNRSYNPLKNKYKFQQYTINKSTVSYPNWKIDKIKGLDIYNEKGVLIQSLTGFDEFIYERKAEVELEDLNFDGLPDLKIQTYLPEQTKGDIAYLYFLYHPVQKKYIRNPQLEELGVLSFDAKKKLVLKDYADGSGNESTHTFKWLNNKIYLIKTESIFENDDQTHYEEYRIIGNKSVKVKSYKSKG; from the coding sequence ATGAGAACATTTTTAGCCCTATCCCTGACATTAATCTCCTTTACCTTTTCCGGTAAAGCGCAAAAATCCAGCACCGCTACCATCCGCCATTTCAGCGGGAAAATTGATCAATACCCGATAGAAATAACCATCAGCAGTTATGCTGAAAACGATTCTGTTGCAGGGAGCTATTATTACGTCAAAAGCGGCAGCAACCGTTATATTGACCTCAAAGGCACCTTAAAGAACAACATCCTTGACCTCACAGAAAGCACCTTTCAGGTCAAAAACAATAAACTCATCACCACCATATCCGGTCAGTTCAGCTTACAAATGAGCGCAGACTGGGGACTAAAAGGCATCTGGACCAATGTTAAAGGCGACAAGAAACTGAACGTCTCCTTAAACTGCCTGGAAAACAACCGCAGCTATAACCCTTTAAAAAACAAATACAAATTCCAGCAGTACACCATTAACAAATCAACGGTCAGCTATCCCAACTGGAAAATCGACAAGATAAAGGGCCTGGACATCTATAATGAGAAAGGAGTTTTAATTCAATCCTTAACCGGTTTTGACGAATTCATTTACGAAAGAAAAGCAGAAGTAGAACTCGAAGACCTGAACTTCGACGGCCTGCCCGACTTAAAAATCCAAACCTACCTGCCCGAACAGACCAAGGGTGATATCGCCTATCTCTATTTCCTCTACCACCCTGTTCAAAAGAAATACATCCGCAACCCTCAGCTTGAGGAGCTGGGCGTACTGAGTTTTGATGCCAAAAAGAAACTCGTCCTCAAAGATTATGCAGATGGCAGCGGAAACGAATCCACCCATACCTTCAAATGGCTCAACAACAAGATCTACCTGATCAAAACAGAAAGTATTTTTGAGAATGATGACCAAACACATTACGAAGAGTACCGGATTATCGGCAACAAATCTGTAAAAGTCAAATCCTACAAAAGCAAGGGTTAA
- a CDS encoding adenylate/guanylate cyclase domain-containing protein has translation MNRRMQFKIKQLVIIVISWMAIGFIIAVYDHLVLRTHSAQGPAPDYSFPVALAINMGAGLIGALLGGSFLVFYINVRYQDKSYAYTVIAVTVSFILIIILINIVLSLLGIPDLLRMAKNGLVWSIIVAITQFLIQINSKFGHGIFWDIIRGKYNTPKEERRIFMFLDINSSTTIAEKLGDQKYHELLKDFFSDITNPIIDNKGEIYQYVGDEVVVAWKYEDGIQNGKCINCFFDIKTQIHNLREKYMKRYGVVPAFKAGIHCGQVIAGEVGIIKRDITYSGDVLNTTSRIQSLCKEFNQEIIASADLITELGITSNYTLQTLGSIKLRGKEKEMMLVALAPIH, from the coding sequence ATGAACAGAAGAATGCAGTTCAAAATAAAACAACTTGTCATCATCGTGATTTCATGGATGGCTATCGGTTTTATCATCGCTGTGTACGATCACCTCGTATTGCGTACCCATAGTGCCCAGGGCCCTGCTCCCGACTATTCCTTTCCAGTGGCCCTCGCCATCAATATGGGTGCCGGACTAATCGGAGCTTTACTGGGTGGCAGTTTTCTGGTCTTCTATATCAATGTCAGATACCAGGATAAGTCTTACGCTTATACCGTCATTGCAGTAACCGTTTCTTTCATTCTGATCATTATCCTCATCAATATTGTGTTAAGTCTGCTCGGCATTCCAGACTTGCTCCGGATGGCCAAAAACGGACTCGTATGGTCCATCATCGTGGCCATCACCCAGTTCTTAATTCAGATCAACAGTAAATTCGGACATGGCATCTTCTGGGACATCATCCGCGGAAAATACAATACCCCAAAAGAAGAACGCAGGATCTTCATGTTCCTCGATATCAATTCATCTACCACCATTGCCGAAAAGCTAGGCGATCAGAAATACCACGAATTGCTCAAAGACTTCTTCAGCGACATCACCAACCCCATTATCGACAATAAAGGAGAAATCTATCAATACGTGGGCGACGAGGTGGTCGTGGCCTGGAAATATGAAGATGGCATTCAAAACGGCAAATGCATCAATTGCTTTTTCGACATCAAAACACAGATCCACAACCTCCGCGAAAAATATATGAAGCGCTATGGTGTAGTCCCGGCATTCAAAGCCGGAATCCATTGTGGTCAGGTTATCGCCGGCGAGGTCGGGATTATCAAAAGAGACATCACCTATTCCGGCGATGTGCTCAATACCACTTCCAGGATCCAAAGCCTCTGTAAAGAGTTTAACCAGGAAATCATTGCCTCTGCTGACCTCATCACCGAACTCGGCATCACCAGCAATTACACTCTGCAAACCCTGGGCTCCATCAAACTGAGAGGTAAAGAAAAAGAAATGATGCTCGTTGCCCTGGCACCTATCCACTAA